The Flavobacterium jumunjinense genome includes a region encoding these proteins:
- a CDS encoding PKD domain-containing protein, whose amino-acid sequence MNTLKFKILLSTVCFIITSSLFAFSSINEKITNNVATIPQSERDALIALYNATGGANWTNTTQGKGVWPINDPNAAVTSWNATTNTGWYGVTVTNGHVTHLGLWSNNLEGEIPNEIGDFIGLTNLLLGVNKLSGNIPSSIGNLINLKTLQISDTFISGTIPTSIGNLSNLINLYLSSNQLTGSIPNIFNNMPNLIRLWLRRNKLSGNIPSSIGNLSSLQDLSLYQNELSGILPVSLKNLTNLKSFAIHTNRFKFIDFEEIYNHYKVNIPTVAMSYAPQAKTDTPLNINGSIGNSYVLKMYENNIYTVSETYQWYKNNQPINGETSRTLTLSNVSLSDEGIYHCISKHPDITKTLTPPNYALELVLRREPITLSVINCPPPPTGKIITSKSNYCTGENVLFSFQFDTAPSTTFSYNWSYVDGSTQTSQINTPTFAFNNPGLYYIYLVLTDANGCESNFSKQIVIEDCTSCLHTNNQSNNVKSLFVDLVNHLKSLSSVPNGYNCPELVALSPYITDPNPRIYNFTISNSLMKFSFADHGMQNDVQTTLLSNQILQDIFLTNYVLPNINSNYYTEYINGYIESPDRNYVNHIDFCPATPCSTPINGTVVASNNAMSKSTTKNDTAKLPVIEACVNQATLFTFQTTSTNLTYNWEFKDSNGNVIQTSNVAQPSVVFQNVGYYRISLNVSDANGCTNSFAYGLNIVDCNPVSCTENNPNSQVVKNAFIALVNYLIMQPTASTPFTCTQLDDLAPYITDPNPMIYNFSNSGLYIRFSFSDHSNDFDIRIPYNNSNNTVTDIEIGSYSDSETKMNIITHLSDGFIDTSKGYIKHINFCPTDTIRCERHIAIVVDESGSISEIEARKIRSQLRSFVNKQLDDNNDVSLNTDVRISLIGLSDSDSDTRTNASIPNNGNNVILNERISSNNIAQYIAWIDGYRKKYEVTPGDPNTEHRYRVSPNSDYWNSGLTKAADLNPDFVILITDGCQTALPSTDAGSLLKTMQRFNNNNGATTGSAGKPHLFVVGIEDGFYVDSDIATSKARTLSPDEDPNFNSELSKTASATAKVSSFLRTSLKYLMAYPSSQFPIMDKYYFLDDYYGADDFNFLYDEPNYLSNGLIARSFSVNNGETTLVDPVGMSCGAIIPLEGCNDCLNFKPEIGKKYIVSAWVKEEINKQVMSYTNPTIQVNYLDGAKISIGTEDCITSGDIIDGWQRIFKQISIPGNTAYIEIALVNNSQSIPVYFDDVRIHPIDGSMKSFVYDPETFRLMSELDENNYSTFYEYDNEGGLVRVKKETSRGIKTIQETRSGNVIKAE is encoded by the coding sequence ATGAATACTTTAAAATTTAAAATACTTTTAAGTACTGTTTGTTTTATAATAACAAGTAGTTTGTTTGCATTCTCTTCTATTAATGAAAAAATAACTAATAATGTAGCTACTATTCCTCAATCAGAAAGAGATGCATTAATTGCTTTGTACAACGCAACAGGAGGTGCAAATTGGACAAACACAACACAAGGTAAAGGGGTTTGGCCAATTAATGACCCCAATGCTGCAGTTACTTCTTGGAATGCCACTACTAATACAGGTTGGTATGGTGTTACTGTAACGAATGGACATGTCACTCATTTAGGTTTATGGTCTAATAATTTAGAAGGTGAAATACCCAATGAAATTGGAGATTTTATAGGCTTGACAAATTTACTTTTAGGAGTAAATAAATTGTCTGGAAATATTCCAAGTTCTATTGGTAATTTAATTAATTTAAAGACATTACAAATTAGTGATACATTTATTTCAGGAACGATTCCAACATCAATTGGTAATTTGAGTAATTTAATTAATCTTTATTTAAGTTCAAATCAACTAACGGGTTCTATTCCTAATATATTCAATAATATGCCTAATTTGATTAGGTTATGGTTAAGGAGGAATAAATTATCAGGAAACATTCCTAGCTCTATTGGTAATTTATCAAGTCTCCAAGATTTGTCCCTTTATCAGAATGAATTATCAGGAATATTACCCGTTAGTCTTAAAAACTTAACAAATCTTAAATCATTTGCTATACATACTAATAGATTTAAATTTATTGATTTCGAAGAAATATATAATCACTATAAAGTAAATATACCAACAGTTGCGATGAGCTATGCACCTCAAGCAAAAACTGACACACCTTTGAATATAAATGGTTCAATAGGAAATTCATATGTATTAAAAATGTATGAAAACAATATTTACACTGTTTCAGAAACCTACCAATGGTATAAAAATAATCAACCCATTAATGGAGAAACTTCACGTACTTTGACACTATCAAATGTTTCGTTAAGTGATGAAGGTATTTATCACTGCATATCTAAACATCCTGATATTACAAAAACACTTACACCACCTAATTATGCTTTAGAATTAGTACTTAGAAGAGAACCCATCACACTCTCTGTGATTAATTGTCCACCACCACCAACGGGAAAAATTATTACAAGTAAATCAAATTATTGTACCGGCGAGAATGTTCTTTTTTCTTTTCAATTTGACACTGCTCCTTCAACAACATTTTCTTATAATTGGAGTTATGTTGATGGATCAACACAAACATCTCAAATTAATACTCCAACTTTCGCTTTTAATAACCCTGGATTATATTATATATATTTAGTTTTAACAGATGCTAATGGATGTGAATCTAATTTTTCCAAACAAATTGTAATAGAGGATTGTACATCTTGTTTACATACAAATAACCAATCAAATAATGTGAAAAGTTTATTTGTGGATTTAGTGAATCATTTGAAATCTTTATCAAGCGTGCCTAATGGCTATAATTGTCCAGAACTTGTTGCGCTTTCTCCCTATATTACTGACCCAAATCCAAGAATATATAATTTCACAATAAGTAATTCACTTATGAAGTTTTCATTTGCCGATCATGGGATGCAAAATGATGTTCAAACTACTTTGCTTAGTAATCAAATCTTGCAAGATATATTCTTAACTAATTATGTTTTACCAAATATTAATTCTAATTATTATACAGAATATATAAATGGCTATATAGAAAGTCCAGATAGAAATTATGTAAACCATATAGATTTTTGCCCTGCAACCCCATGTTCTACACCAATAAATGGAACTGTTGTAGCGAGTAATAATGCAATGAGTAAATCAACAACTAAAAATGATACAGCAAAATTACCCGTTATAGAAGCATGTGTAAATCAAGCAACTTTGTTTACTTTCCAAACTACATCGACTAATTTAACCTATAATTGGGAATTTAAAGATTCAAATGGAAATGTTATTCAAACTTCTAATGTAGCACAACCTAGCGTAGTTTTTCAAAATGTTGGATATTACAGAATATCTTTGAACGTTTCAGACGCTAATGGTTGTACAAACTCATTTGCATACGGCCTTAATATTGTAGATTGTAATCCAGTTTCATGTACAGAAAACAATCCTAATTCTCAAGTTGTAAAGAATGCGTTTATTGCTTTAGTGAATTACTTAATTATGCAACCAACTGCAAGTACTCCTTTTACTTGTACACAGTTAGATGATTTAGCTCCCTATATCACAGATCCTAATCCTATGATATATAATTTTTCTAATTCAGGATTATATATAAGATTCTCATTTTCAGACCATTCGAATGATTTTGATATTCGAATACCATATAATAACAGTAATAATACTGTTACGGATATTGAAATAGGAAGTTATAGTGATAGTGAGACAAAAATGAATATTATTACTCATTTGAGTGATGGGTTTATTGATACTTCAAAAGGTTATATAAAACACATTAATTTCTGTCCTACAGATACTATAAGATGTGAAAGACACATTGCTATTGTAGTCGATGAATCAGGGTCAATAAGTGAAATTGAAGCAAGAAAAATTAGAAGTCAGTTAAGATCGTTTGTTAATAAACAATTAGATGATAATAATGATGTAAGTCTAAATACAGATGTCCGTATCTCATTAATTGGATTGTCAGATTCAGATTCAGATACTAGGACTAATGCTTCAATCCCGAATAATGGAAATAATGTTATCTTGAATGAAAGGATTTCAAGCAATAACATCGCTCAGTATATTGCATGGATAGATGGGTATAGAAAAAAATATGAGGTAACTCCTGGAGACCCAAATACTGAACATAGATATAGAGTAAGTCCAAATTCAGATTATTGGAATAGTGGGTTAACGAAAGCAGCAGACTTAAATCCCGACTTTGTTATTTTAATAACCGATGGTTGCCAAACTGCATTACCTTCAACAGACGCAGGTAGTTTGTTAAAAACTATGCAGCGATTTAATAATAATAATGGAGCGACAACAGGATCAGCTGGAAAACCACATTTGTTTGTAGTAGGAATTGAAGATGGATTTTATGTAGATAGTGATATCGCTACTTCAAAAGCACGAACTTTGAGTCCAGACGAGGATCCTAACTTTAATTCTGAACTTAGCAAAACAGCAAGTGCTACAGCAAAAGTGTCTTCCTTTTTAAGAACGTCCTTGAAATATTTAATGGCTTATCCATCTTCGCAATTTCCTATAATGGATAAATACTATTTTCTAGATGACTATTATGGCGCAGATGATTTTAACTTTCTATATGATGAACCAAATTATCTTTCTAACGGCTTAATTGCAAGAAGTTTTTCAGTAAATAATGGAGAAACTACATTAGTTGATCCAGTTGGTATGAGCTGTGGTGCAATAATTCCACTAGAGGGGTGTAATGATTGTTTGAATTTTAAACCAGAAATAGGAAAAAAATATATTGTTAGTGCTTGGGTAAAAGAAGAAATCAACAAGCAAGTTATGAGCTATACCAATCCAACTATTCAAGTTAATTATTTGGATGGCGCTAAAATTTCAATTGGTACGGAAGATTGTATTACAAGTGGTGACATTATTGATGGTTGGCAAAGAATATTCAAGCAAATTAGTATTCCTGGAAACACAGCATATATTGAGATAGCATTGGTAAATAACAGTCAAAGTATTCCAGTTTATTTTGATGATGTTCGTATTCATCCAATAGATGGAAGCATGAAATCTTTTGTATATGACCCAGAAACTTTCCGATTAATGTCGGAATTAGATGAAAATAATTATTCTACTTTCTATGAGTATGATAATGAAGGTGGATTAGTTCGTGTTAAGAAAGAGACATCTCGAGGTATAAAAACCATTCAAGAGACACGATCTGGAAATGTTATAAAAGCAGAATAA